Proteins co-encoded in one Arachis hypogaea cultivar Tifrunner chromosome 13, arahy.Tifrunner.gnm2.J5K5, whole genome shotgun sequence genomic window:
- the LOC112792298 gene encoding bidirectional sugar transporter N3, which translates to MASSVSTHDNLALIFGILGNVISFMVFLAPLPTFYRIFKKKSTEEFQSLPYLVALFSCVLWLYYASLKKDVILLITINSFGCGIEIIYILTYIIYANKDARWLTIKLFMAMNVGLFALIFCVTNFALHGSLRVKVLGWICVSISVSVFAAPLSIMAQVIRTKSVEFMPFNLSLFLTLSAIMWFGYGAFIKDICIAIPNVVGFALGVVQMVLYGIYRNNNNGGNNKGYSKKEHKTLDLVTNVVIELSPKGTNEIIVPIPSPITKDHRVMTKNNNNNHDDDDDDEKNVRDIETIV; encoded by the exons ATGGCTTCTTCTGTGTCCACCCACGATAATTTGGCTCTTATTTTTGGCATACTAG GTAACGTAATTTCCTTCATGGTGTTTTTGGCACCCCT GCCAACATTTTACAGAATATTCAAAAAGAAATCGACCGAAGAGTTCCAATCACTGCCTTACCTTGTGGCATTATTCAGCTGTGTTTTATGGCTATACTATGCCTCACTTAAAAAGGATGTTATTCTTCTCATCACCATTAACTCATTTGGATGTGGCATAGAGATTATTTACATTTTAACGTACATAATCTATGCAAATAAGGATGCTAGG TGGTTGACCATAAAACTATTTATGGCAATGAATGTGGGCTTGTTTGCATTGATATTTTGTGTTACCAACTTTGCACTACACGGTTCCCTTCGTGTCAAAGTCCTTGGATGGATATGTGTATCTATTTCAGTGTCTGTATTTGCAGCACCCCTAAGCATTATG GCACAAGTTATTCGTACAAAGAGTGTGGAGTTTATGCCCTTCAATCTCTCATTGTTCCTCACACTTAGTGCTATTATGTGGTTTGGTTATGGCGCATTTATTAAGGACATATGCATTGCT ATACCAAATGTGGTGGGTTTTGCTCTGGGAGTAGTACAGATGGTGTTATATGGAATTTAcaggaataataataatggtggtaACAATAAGGGATATTCTAAGAAGGAGCATAAAACATTAGATTTGGTCACAAACGTTGTTATAGAATTGAGCCCAAAGGGGACTAATGAGATTATAGTTCCAATTCCATCACCAATTACAAAGGATCATAGAGTGATGACaaagaataacaataataatcatgatgatgatgatgatgatgagaaaaatgtgCGTGACATCGAAACCATAGTGTGA